The sequence GGGAACGATTCAAGTACTTGGTCAACCAAATACAAATTATCAAATGTTTTACGATCTTTCATATTTGCAAGACCCATCTATTTTATATGAACAATTAACAGGCTGGGATCATCTAGAATTTGTTCGTAAAGAACAAAAAAAGTCGAAAGAAGAACTAAATGAACTAGTAAATGAATTAGGTATCGAAAGTTATTTAAAAAAAAAGGTGAAAAATTACTCTTTAGGGATGAAACAAAATTTACTTTTAGCACTATCTCTAGTACCAAAACCAAAGCTGCTTTTAATGGATGAACCGTTAAATGGACTAGATCCAGATAGTATTATCAAGGTTAGAAATATCATGCGCACATTGAATCAAAGAGGAGTTTCTATGATTATCTCATCTCATAATTTAGATGAGATAGAAAAAGTTACGGAGGATGTTTACTTTTTACATGATGGAAAATTGGTGGAAAAAGATGAGGTTAC is a genomic window of Enterococcus haemoperoxidus ATCC BAA-382 containing:
- a CDS encoding ABC transporter ATP-binding protein — encoded protein: MNKILEIQGLTKYFGEQRILENLAFSLEEPKIIALVAPNGTGKTTLLNIIANIDVAESGTIQVLGQPNTNYQMFYDLSYLQDPSILYEQLTGWDHLEFVRKEQKKSKEELNELVNELGIESYLKKKVKNYSLGMKQNLLLALSLVPKPKLLLMDEPLNGLDPDSIIKVRNIMRTLNQRGVSMIISSHNLDEIEKVTEDVYFLHDGKLVEKDEVTIEAIEYIIVLKEIEKAMSFLSRINVTCRQLSEYKLQGRFTQQQMNVFHSFCEEQELTLFDCQPASGQLEKIYFNLFMKKQETQP